A stretch of Antennarius striatus isolate MH-2024 chromosome 6, ASM4005453v1, whole genome shotgun sequence DNA encodes these proteins:
- the zgc:152863 gene encoding sushi domain-containing protein 6: MSGSVLHPWPCGRVSLVCGLLLVASSPLLTAGRLSNCSHPLLPEHGGFRCDPSPCRGFPHKSSIYFFCEAGYHISNKVRISRCRHGRWQPPIPACIPIKEGPNINSDDRVSDSMPSMATTAVCVSIFLLTTTACLVVKSRLYPCQSHSRRSSDQLDLMVDGLPVCLPSYEEAVYGSWGQRLPTCSAPGPTQLLLAQEAPGCHPSSQSDDGRRPLLRGQSPDNPPPLYEEVQTTRPRDRTADGDGRQLHVVLSDDKDT; the protein is encoded by the exons ATGTCTGGGTCAGTTCTACATCCGTGGCCGTGTGGACGCGTCAGTCTGGTCTGTGGGCTCCTCCTGGTGGCCTCCTCGCCGCTTCTCACAGcag GCCGACTGAGTAACTGCTCTCACCCTCTGCTGCCGGAACATGGAGGCTTCCGCTGCGATCCATCTCCGTGTCGAGGTTTCCCTCACAAGAGCTCCATCTATTTCTTCTGTGAGGCCGGATACCACATCAGCAACAAGGTCCGAATCTCCAGGTGTCGCCACGGCAGGTGGCAGCCCCCGATTCCTGCCTGCATCCCCATCAAAG agggTCCGAACATAAACTCTGACGACAGAGTGAGCGACTCGATGCCCAGCATGGCCACGACGGCAGTGTGCGTGTCCATCTTCCTGTTGACGACCACGGCTTGTCTGGTGGTTAAGTCCCGCCTCTACCCCTGtcaatcacacag CCGTCGCTCCTCCGACCAGCTGGACCTGATGGTGGAcggacttcctgtctgcctcccCTCCTACGAGGAGGCCGTGTACGGCAGCTGGGGCCAGCGTCTGCCCACCTGCTCAGCACCCGGACCCACCCAGCTGCTGCTGGCTCAGGAGGCGCCCGGCTGTCACCCGTCCTCCCAGTCGGACGACGGCCGCCGCCCCCTCCTGCGCGGCCAGAGCCCCGACAACCCCCCGCCCCTCTACGAAGAGGTCCAGACGACACGTCCCAGAGACAGGACGGCCGACGGGGACGGCCGACAGCTACACGTCGTACTTTCAGACGACAAGGACACTTGA